In Apium graveolens cultivar Ventura chromosome 10, ASM990537v1, whole genome shotgun sequence, the following are encoded in one genomic region:
- the LOC141689164 gene encoding uncharacterized protein LOC141689164 produces MSTNISLVDSSDSAEFAHKLFVEETSDVLRLRGGKGGPPKIDPNLVVLAQKHNQNRMICRKCYARLDVRAKNCRKKKCGHSNELRPKSVLDSKGSG; encoded by the exons ATGAGCACTAACATTTCACTGGTTGACTCGTCCGACTCGGCTGAGTTCGCGCACAAGCTATTTGTTGAGGAGACTTCCG ATGTTCTGAGACTAAGGGGAGGGAAAGGAGGCCCACCCAAGATTGACCCTAATCTAGTCGTTCTCGCTCAGAAACACAACCAGAATCGGATGATTTGCAGAAA ATGCTATGCGCGTTTGGATGTGCGTGCAAAGAATTGCCGCAAGAAGAAATGCGGGCACAGCAATGAG TTGAGGCCAAAGTCTGTTCTGGATTCCAAGGGTTCGGGCTAA